The Elaeis guineensis isolate ETL-2024a chromosome 14, EG11, whole genome shotgun sequence genome has a segment encoding these proteins:
- the LOC105057498 gene encoding uncharacterized protein, with product MRPLDEKETAAVFEKLFKFTGPNLKHIVDRPAVEGPDDPPGRYCFRLHKNRVYYASESLVRRSTNVSRGRLAGVGTCIGKFTHHGAFRLTVQALDLLAAHARHKVWLKPTAEMSFLYGNSVVKSGLGRITDSVKSGDGVVIFSMTDVPLGFGVAARSTQDCRKAHADAIVVNHQADAGEYLRNEAEL from the coding sequence ATGCGGCCGCTGGACGAGAAGGAGACGGCGGCGGTGTTCGAGAAGCTCTTCAAATTCACTGGTCCCAATCTCAAACACATCGTGGATCGCCCCGCCGTGGAAGGCCCCGACGACCCCCCGGGCCGCTACTGCTTCCGTCTCCACAAGAATCGCGTGTACTACGCCAGCGAATCCCTCGTCCGCCGCTCCACCAACGTCTCCCGTGGCCGCCTCGCCGGCGTAGGCACCTGCATCGGCAAGTTCACCCACCATGGCGCCTTCCGCCTCACCGTCCAAGCCCTCGATCTCCTCGCCGCCCACGCCCGTCACAAGGTCTGGCTCAAGCCCACCGCTGAGATGTCCTTCCTCTACGGCAATTCCGTCGTCAAGTCCGGACTCGGCCGCATCACCGATAGCGTAAAGTCCGGCGACGGCGTCGTCATCTTCTCCATGACCGACGTCCCGCTCGGGTTCGGCGTTGCCGCCCGGTCCACTCAGGACTGCCGCAAGGCACACGCAGATGCTATTGTTGTCAACCACCAGGCCGATGCCGGGGAGTATCTCCGCAATGAGGCTGAACTATGA